One part of the Bacteroidia bacterium genome encodes these proteins:
- a CDS encoding peroxidase family protein translates to MNHGSSSLDVVRAFRLSPRKDKESRKAHTSRGITPVTFKIFPDLAALEISEQELSVLAEAMHTARTPKTNPRIPAAYTYFGQFVSHDITAIPKKFSGKPWVIGDQTPCMDLDSVYGKFGENRNSFLTKSHLLKIGTNSLGEDDLPRDSSGSAIIADPRNDMSIMIAQIHLLFLNLHNAFIKHLKESSFKGDLFTEAKRLNSWHYQWIIVHDYLKRLLGEELLYSKISRPDAKKAKVNLSYLQNASFSYLPLEFSGAAYRMGHSMIRPSYYLNEIPNARNPRTGRAEARAFKIFDFEKREADLRGGRSLPAFHSLQWNRFLQFKDHPEPQYSQRIDTSMAGPMSKIPGDKDEAVSMARQNLLRGLSFELASGQTLAKKMGIKALKKLSSKQETPLWYYVLQEAEHHHDGTQLGPLGGQIIAEVFLAKLLADPESFLHQNPAWNPEQEGIIERESSHFELKDLLKFAEMPISREELEARIQF, encoded by the coding sequence ATGAATCACGGAAGCTCATCATTGGATGTTGTTCGTGCGTTCAGATTATCGCCAAGGAAAGATAAAGAATCCCGAAAAGCTCATACTTCTCGTGGGATTACACCTGTTACGTTCAAGATATTTCCAGACTTAGCAGCTTTGGAGATTAGTGAGCAGGAACTATCTGTTCTTGCTGAAGCAATGCACACAGCTCGCACACCAAAAACCAATCCACGTATCCCTGCAGCATACACCTATTTTGGTCAATTTGTTAGCCATGACATCACAGCGATCCCCAAAAAATTCTCAGGAAAGCCCTGGGTAATTGGAGATCAAACACCTTGCATGGATCTGGATTCCGTATACGGGAAATTCGGAGAAAACCGTAATTCTTTTCTTACCAAGAGCCACCTGTTAAAAATCGGAACAAATTCTCTGGGTGAAGATGATTTGCCCAGAGATTCTTCCGGATCAGCCATCATTGCAGATCCTCGCAATGATATGAGCATTATGATTGCTCAGATACATTTACTCTTCCTCAACTTACATAATGCATTCATCAAGCATCTAAAGGAATCATCCTTTAAAGGGGATTTATTTACCGAAGCGAAAAGACTCAATAGTTGGCATTATCAATGGATCATTGTCCATGATTATCTGAAAAGGCTGTTGGGAGAGGAACTATTGTATAGCAAAATCAGTAGACCGGATGCAAAAAAAGCGAAAGTAAATCTGAGTTATTTACAAAACGCTTCTTTCAGCTATCTCCCACTTGAATTTAGCGGAGCAGCATACCGCATGGGGCATAGCATGATCCGTCCTTCTTATTATCTCAATGAAATTCCGAATGCTCGAAACCCCCGAACGGGTCGTGCAGAAGCCCGAGCTTTTAAAATTTTTGATTTCGAAAAAAGAGAAGCGGATTTAAGGGGAGGAAGAAGTTTACCAGCTTTCCACAGTCTTCAATGGAATCGTTTCCTCCAATTCAAGGATCATCCGGAGCCGCAATATTCTCAACGGATAGATACTTCTATGGCAGGTCCCATGTCAAAAATCCCTGGGGATAAGGATGAAGCGGTAAGTATGGCCAGGCAAAACTTGCTCAGGGGATTGAGTTTTGAATTAGCGTCGGGACAGACCCTCGCAAAAAAAATGGGGATCAAAGCCCTCAAAAAATTAAGTAGCAAACAGGAGACTCCTCTTTGGTACTATGTACTTCAGGAAGCAGAGCACCATCATGATGGCACACAATTAGGTCCCCTTGGAGGCCAAATTATAGCCGAAGTCTTCCTGGCAAAATTATTAGCAGATCCCGAATCTTTCCTGCATCAGAATCCGGCATGGAATCCTGAACAAGAAGGAATCATAGAACGAGAATCCTCCCATTTCGAACTGAAAGACCTACTAAAATTTGCAGAAATGCCTATCAGTCGTGAAGAGCTGGAAGCACGGATTCAATTTTGA